In Piliocolobus tephrosceles isolate RC106 chromosome 10, ASM277652v3, whole genome shotgun sequence, a single window of DNA contains:
- the LOC111529844 gene encoding putative EP400-like protein isoform X1, translating to MQHISSSQSSQHHVPWPRACPGTGEEQPACSQPAPPLTLPSPSHQLQQLMDGSGLTQIAQGAQVQLQHPGTPITVRKRRPSQPHTQSGGTIHLGPQSPAAAGGTGLQPLASPSHITTANLPPQISSIIQGQLVQQQQVLQGPPLSWPLGFERTPGVLLPGAGGAAGFGMTSPPPPTSPSRTAVPPGLSSLPLTSVGNAGVKKAPKKLEEIPPASPEMVQMRKQCLDYHYQEMQALKEVFKEYLIELFFLQHFQGNMMDFLAFKERLYGPLQAYLRQNDLDIEEEEEEHFEVINDEVKVVVRKHGQPGTPVAIATQLPPRTSAAFPAQQQPLQVLAPRPASESPLPTLCPPCAALFALPGPQSAHSRQVACVCASLRTAGPGVPRAPLCPGDRRWSGKVVPCPQAESPCRWC from the exons ATGCAGCACATCAGCAGCTCCCAGAGCAGCCAGCACCACGTCCCGTGGCCCAGGGCCTGCCCCGGCACGGGCGAGGAGCAGCCAGCATGCTCCCAGCCAGCCCCGCCCCTCACGCTGCCATCCCCCAGCCACCAACTGCAGCAGCTGATG GATGGGTCAGGACTCACCCAGATCGCCCAGGGAGCCCAGGTTCAGCTCCAGCACCCGGGTACGCCCATCACAGTCCGAAAGCGGAGACCCTCCCAGCCCCACACACAGTCAGGGGGCACCATCCACTTGGGACCCCAGAGCCCTGCAGCCGCGGGTGGGACTGGCCTGCAGCCCCTGGCCAGCCCAAGCCACATCACCACGGCTAACTTGCCACCACAGATCAGCAGCATCATCCAGGGCCAGCTGGTCCAGCAGCAGCAGGTGCTGCAGGGGCCGCCGCTGTCCTGGCCCCTGGGCTTCGAGAGGACGCCTGGCGTGCTGCTCCCCGGGGCTGGGGGCGCAGCGGGGTTTGGGATGACGTCCCCACCCCCGCCCACCAGCCCTTCCAGGACTGCCGTGCCCCCAGGCCTTTCCAGCCTCCCACTCACGTCTGTGGGGAACGCGGGAGTGAAGAAGGCTCCCAAGAAGTTAGAGGAGATTCCCCCAGCCTCTCCGGAGATGGTGCAGATGAGGAAGCAGTGCCTGGACTATCATTACCAGGAGATGCAGGCTCTGAAGGAGGTCTTCAAGGAGTATTTGATTGAACTGTTTTTCTTGCAACACTTTCAAGGGAACATGATGGATTTCTTAGCTTTCAAGGAGAGACTGTATGGACCATTACAAGCATATCTTAGGCAGAATGATTTGGACattgaagaggaggaggaggagcacttTGAAGTCATTAATGATGAG GTAAAGGTTGTGGTCAGAAAGCACGGGCAGCCTGGGACTCCTGTTGCCATAGCAACCCAGCTTCCCCCGAGGACTTCCGCGGCTTTTCCAGCCCAGCAGCAGCCGCTCCAG GTCTTGGCTCCACGGCCCGCCTCGGAGAGCCCTTTGCCGACCCTGTGCCCGCCCTGCGCCGCCCTGTTTGCTCTCCCTGGTCCTCAGAGCGCCCACTCCCGTCAGGTCGCCTGTGTCTGTGCCTCCCTGAGGACGGCAGGGCCTGGCGTGCCCCGCGCTCCGCTCTGCCCTGGGGACagaaggtggtcagggaaggtggTCCCGTGTCCTCAGGCAGAGTCACCTTGCAGATGGTGCTGA
- the LOC111529844 gene encoding putative EP400-like protein isoform X2, giving the protein MQHISSSQSSQHHVPWPRACPGTGEEQPACSQPAPPLTLPSPSHQLQQLMDGSGLTQIAQGAQVQLQHPGTPITVRKRRPSQPHTQSGGTIHLGPQSPAAAGGTGLQPLASPSHITTANLPPQISSIIQGQLVQQQQVLQGPPLSWPLGFERTPGVLLPGAGGAAGFGMTSPPPPTSPSRTAVPPGLSSLPLTSVGNAGVKKAPKKLEEIPPASPEMVQMRKQCLDYHYQEMQALKEVFKEYLIELFFLQHFQGNMMDFLAFKERLYGPLQAYLRQNDLDIEEEEEEHFEVINDEVKVVVRKHGQPGTPVAIATQLPPRTSAAFPAQQQPLQPLAPTTVLSVSADWNALLKPPNKYIWGLQYLEM; this is encoded by the exons ATGCAGCACATCAGCAGCTCCCAGAGCAGCCAGCACCACGTCCCGTGGCCCAGGGCCTGCCCCGGCACGGGCGAGGAGCAGCCAGCATGCTCCCAGCCAGCCCCGCCCCTCACGCTGCCATCCCCCAGCCACCAACTGCAGCAGCTGATG GATGGGTCAGGACTCACCCAGATCGCCCAGGGAGCCCAGGTTCAGCTCCAGCACCCGGGTACGCCCATCACAGTCCGAAAGCGGAGACCCTCCCAGCCCCACACACAGTCAGGGGGCACCATCCACTTGGGACCCCAGAGCCCTGCAGCCGCGGGTGGGACTGGCCTGCAGCCCCTGGCCAGCCCAAGCCACATCACCACGGCTAACTTGCCACCACAGATCAGCAGCATCATCCAGGGCCAGCTGGTCCAGCAGCAGCAGGTGCTGCAGGGGCCGCCGCTGTCCTGGCCCCTGGGCTTCGAGAGGACGCCTGGCGTGCTGCTCCCCGGGGCTGGGGGCGCAGCGGGGTTTGGGATGACGTCCCCACCCCCGCCCACCAGCCCTTCCAGGACTGCCGTGCCCCCAGGCCTTTCCAGCCTCCCACTCACGTCTGTGGGGAACGCGGGAGTGAAGAAGGCTCCCAAGAAGTTAGAGGAGATTCCCCCAGCCTCTCCGGAGATGGTGCAGATGAGGAAGCAGTGCCTGGACTATCATTACCAGGAGATGCAGGCTCTGAAGGAGGTCTTCAAGGAGTATTTGATTGAACTGTTTTTCTTGCAACACTTTCAAGGGAACATGATGGATTTCTTAGCTTTCAAGGAGAGACTGTATGGACCATTACAAGCATATCTTAGGCAGAATGATTTGGACattgaagaggaggaggaggagcacttTGAAGTCATTAATGATGAG GTAAAGGTTGTGGTCAGAAAGCACGGGCAGCCTGGGACTCCTGTTGCCATAGCAACCCAGCTTCCCCCGAGGACTTCCGCGGCTTTTCCAGCCCAGCAGCAGCCGCTCCAG cccttggcACCCACCACTGTACTGTCTGTCTCTGCGGATTGGAATGCACTTCTCAAGCCACCTAA CAAATACATATGGGGACTCCAGTACCTGGAGATGTGA